In the genome of Natronomonas salina, the window ACTTTACTTCCACCAGTCGTGTAACAGTTCGACTCGAAAGCAACAAGCAGCGTTTCCTTGTGGAAAATAGCGAAGTCGACTTGCTTCTCCTGGTCTTTGTTTTCTGGTTTATACCCGGTTGTGTACTGTGTATCGAGCCAAATATCATACCCATCGGCCGTGAGTGAATCAACAATCGGTTGTAACGCCTCTTCAACGGCATCTTCATACAATGTACCACTTCGCCCTTTTCGTGCATCGGTTTGGAAGCCTATCCGAACGCCAAGCGCGATGCTTCGTGCATCAGCCCCAGACTGTAGGACCTTATGGAGCCCAATGTCACACAGCGTCTCAGCGATTGTACGCGCTTGATCGAGGTTCCCACTCGCAACAGCCGCGTCTTCGGCGATCGGAATGCTCCGGTTTGTGGAAACGTACACGTCCTTTTTCGTACTGTGTCCGACCAGGAGGAAGCATGTCTTGACGAGTTCCTTTGGTGCACTGTGCTCAGCTATATTCCGGGCAAGCTCATTGACGAACTCATTCTCGGTCGTCGGTAAGGCGTCAATGGTTTCAAAAGGGCTCTGGTCGGCGAACCCGTGATACTCTAAGTCGGACCGTATCGTCTCTAAGTCGAGAAATGCATCATCGGGAATCGACCCCGGCCGAGCCGTCCGAAAGAATTCAATGAGAAAGTCATCAGTCGGTGGCTCCGACTGGCGAACATACATATAGGGTGCATCAGGTCCTCCAGATATAGTACCTTGCGTCATCTCAGCGGAAAAAACGCTACTAAGGTCTATCCCCTAGTTGTGCTTCTCAAGTTTCCGTAAATTGTTCGACACCCGC includes:
- a CDS encoding DpnII family type II restriction endonuclease — protein: MYVRQSEPPTDDFLIEFFRTARPGSIPDDAFLDLETIRSDLEYHGFADQSPFETIDALPTTENEFVNELARNIAEHSAPKELVKTCFLLVGHSTKKDVYVSTNRSIPIAEDAAVASGNLDQARTIAETLCDIGLHKVLQSGADARSIALGVRIGFQTDARKGRSGTLYEDAVEEALQPIVDSLTADGYDIWLDTQYTTGYKPENKDQEKQVDFAIFHKETLLVAFESNCYTTGGSKVSSTEREYDDLSSKMRENETAFVWITDGYGWEWKESSTLREAYEDVHDLYNLAMVEESLEDDLRTYFGDKFQENNQNTLDGY